Proteins found in one Hypericibacter terrae genomic segment:
- a CDS encoding 2-hydroxychromene-2-carboxylate isomerase, with the protein MPIPIDFYFSIDSRYSYLAATQIPLIEREFGAEFRWHPLGLAALLAARGATPFSNGLRVSGQYEHDYRDIDTGRWASFYGVKIVTPDWSQGDWTRINRAAVSAAVAGCCPAFVTALYDAIMVRGAVPADDAAIVHIADEAGLDGARIAAGIDAPATDRLHSDTIEAARQAGVFGVPSFVVEGQMFWGNDRIILLKHFLKQRKHS; encoded by the coding sequence ATGCCCATCCCCATCGATTTCTACTTCTCCATCGACAGCCGCTATTCCTACCTGGCGGCGACGCAGATCCCGCTGATCGAGCGCGAGTTCGGCGCCGAGTTCCGCTGGCATCCGCTGGGGCTGGCGGCCCTGCTCGCGGCGCGCGGCGCCACGCCCTTCAGCAACGGCCTGCGCGTCTCCGGCCAGTATGAGCATGACTATCGCGACATCGACACCGGCCGGTGGGCATCGTTCTACGGCGTCAAGATCGTCACGCCGGATTGGAGCCAGGGCGACTGGACCCGCATCAATCGCGCCGCCGTGTCGGCGGCGGTCGCGGGATGCTGCCCCGCCTTCGTGACAGCGCTCTATGACGCGATCATGGTGCGCGGTGCCGTTCCCGCGGACGACGCCGCGATCGTCCACATCGCCGACGAGGCCGGCCTCGACGGCGCGCGCATCGCCGCCGGCATCGATGCGCCCGCGACCGACAGGCTCCACAGCGACACGATCGAAGCCGCGCGCCAGGCCGGCGTCTTCGGCGTGCCGAGCTTCGTCGTCGAGGGCCAGATGTTCTGGGGCAACGACCGGATCATTCTGCTGAAGCATTTCTTGAAGCAGCGGAAGCACAGCTAA
- a CDS encoding twin transmembrane helix small protein, with protein sequence MPLALHSITPYIPPMRGFLFVLLLIAMFGTLAVLFVGLFAMARGGEFNKRHGNKLMRLRVMMQGLAILIFFALMMAMRD encoded by the coding sequence TTGCCCCTCGCTCTCCATTCGATCACACCCTATATTCCGCCCATGCGCGGATTTCTCTTCGTCCTTCTCCTGATCGCGATGTTCGGCACGCTGGCGGTGCTGTTCGTCGGGCTGTTCGCCATGGCGCGCGGCGGCGAGTTCAACAAGCGCCACGGCAACAAGCTCATGCGCCTGCGGGTGATGATGCAGGGTCTGGCGATCCTGATCTTCTTCGCCCTGATGATGGCAATGCGGGATTGA
- a CDS encoding cob(I)yrinic acid a,c-diamide adenosyltransferase produces MVKLTRIYTKGGDKGETSLGSGARVPKHDRRVTAYGTVDEANATIGLARLHTKGKTDQMLARIQNDLFDLGADLCVPEEKRAGKGKSGAGALRVDAAQTLRLEREIDAMNSHLAPLNSFILPGGSAASAYLHLARTVVRRAERVITALAETEAVNPEAVRYINRLSDHLFVLARWLNRKGRADRLWVPGANR; encoded by the coding sequence ATGGTCAAACTCACGCGCATCTACACCAAGGGCGGCGACAAGGGCGAGACCTCGCTGGGCTCGGGCGCCCGCGTGCCCAAGCATGACCGGCGCGTCACGGCCTATGGCACGGTCGACGAGGCCAACGCCACGATCGGGCTGGCGCGGCTCCACACCAAGGGCAAGACCGACCAGATGCTGGCGCGGATCCAGAACGACCTGTTCGACCTGGGCGCCGATCTCTGCGTGCCGGAGGAAAAGCGCGCCGGGAAAGGCAAGAGCGGCGCCGGTGCGTTGCGCGTCGACGCGGCCCAGACCCTGCGGCTCGAGCGCGAGATCGACGCCATGAACTCCCATCTGGCCCCGCTCAACTCCTTCATCCTCCCGGGCGGAAGCGCCGCTTCCGCCTATCTCCATCTGGCCCGCACCGTGGTACGGCGGGCCGAGCGGGTCATCACGGCGCTGGCCGAGACCGAAGCCGTCAATCCCGAGGCGGTGCGTTATATCAACCGGCTCTCCGACCATCTCTTCGTGCTGGCCCGCTGGCTCAACCGCAAAGGCCGGGCCGACCGGCTCTGGGTCCCGGGCGCCAACCGCTAG
- a CDS encoding electron transfer flavoprotein subunit beta/FixA family protein produces MKVLVAVKRVIDANVKVRVKADGTGVETANVKMAMNPFCEIAVEEAVRMKEAGTATEVVAVACGPASSQETIRTALAMGADRGIHVQTDVELQPLAVAKLLKAVIEKEQPRIVILGKQAIDDDSNQTGQMLAGLLGWPQGTFASKLTIEGDKLRVKREVDGGLETEIVNLPTIVTTDLRLNEPRYASLPNIMKAKKKPIEALTPDALGVDPSPRLKVLKVVEPAKRKSGAKVKSVAELVDKLRNEAKVI; encoded by the coding sequence ATGAAGGTACTGGTCGCGGTCAAACGCGTGATCGACGCCAATGTGAAGGTGCGGGTGAAAGCCGACGGTACCGGTGTCGAAACGGCCAATGTGAAGATGGCCATGAACCCCTTCTGCGAGATCGCCGTCGAAGAGGCGGTGCGCATGAAGGAAGCCGGCACGGCGACCGAGGTGGTGGCCGTGGCCTGCGGTCCGGCGAGCTCCCAGGAGACGATCCGCACCGCGCTCGCCATGGGCGCCGACCGCGGCATCCATGTGCAGACCGATGTCGAGCTGCAGCCGCTGGCCGTCGCCAAGCTGCTCAAGGCCGTGATCGAGAAGGAGCAGCCGCGGATCGTGATCCTCGGCAAACAGGCGATCGACGACGATTCCAACCAGACCGGCCAGATGCTGGCGGGCCTCTTGGGCTGGCCGCAGGGCACCTTCGCCTCGAAGCTGACGATCGAAGGCGACAAGCTGCGCGTGAAGCGCGAGGTCGATGGCGGCCTCGAGACCGAGATCGTCAATCTGCCGACGATCGTCACGACCGACCTGCGGCTCAACGAGCCGCGCTACGCCTCGCTGCCCAACATCATGAAGGCGAAGAAGAAGCCGATCGAGGCGCTGACGCCCGACGCGCTGGGCGTCGATCCCTCGCCCCGCCTGAAGGTCCTCAAGGTGGTCGAGCCGGCCAAGAGAAAATCCGGCGCCAAGGTGAAGTCCGTTGCGGAGCTGGTCGACAAGCTGCGCAACGAGGCCAAGGTCATCTGA
- a CDS encoding electron transfer flavoprotein subunit alpha/FixB family protein, with the protein MTILVLAEHHDGAVRDGSLHAITAAQKIGGDIHVLIAGQNAKAAADAAAKIAGVGKVLLADDAVYAAMLAENVAKLIVGLAPNYSHLLATATSVGKNIMPRVAALLDVAQVSEIISVESPDTFVRPIYAGNALATVQATDKIKVITVRATGFDAAPASGGSAAVETVASAGDAGLSTFVGSELSKSERPELTSARVIVSGGRGMQSGDNFKLLEALADKLNAAVGASRAAVDAGYVPNDYQVGQTGKIVAPELYIAVGISGAIQHLAGMKDSKVIVAINKDEDAPIFQVADYGLVADLFTAVPELTAELSK; encoded by the coding sequence ATGACGATTCTGGTTCTGGCAGAGCATCACGACGGCGCCGTGCGCGACGGTTCGCTCCATGCCATCACCGCCGCGCAGAAGATCGGCGGCGACATCCATGTTCTGATCGCGGGTCAGAATGCGAAGGCGGCGGCGGACGCCGCGGCGAAGATCGCCGGCGTCGGCAAGGTGCTGCTGGCCGACGATGCGGTCTATGCCGCCATGCTGGCCGAGAACGTCGCCAAGCTGATCGTCGGCCTGGCGCCGAACTACAGCCATCTGCTGGCGACCGCCACCAGCGTCGGCAAGAACATCATGCCGCGCGTGGCGGCCCTGCTCGACGTGGCGCAGGTCTCCGAGATCATCTCGGTCGAATCGCCCGACACCTTCGTGCGGCCGATCTATGCCGGCAACGCGCTGGCGACGGTCCAGGCCACCGACAAGATCAAGGTTATCACCGTGCGGGCCACCGGCTTCGACGCGGCCCCGGCCAGCGGCGGCAGCGCCGCGGTCGAGACCGTCGCCTCGGCCGGCGATGCCGGCCTCTCCACCTTCGTCGGCTCCGAGCTCTCCAAGTCCGAGCGCCCCGAGCTCACCTCGGCGCGCGTGATCGTCTCGGGCGGTCGCGGCATGCAGTCGGGCGACAATTTCAAGCTGCTCGAGGCGCTCGCCGACAAGCTCAACGCCGCCGTCGGCGCCAGCCGCGCCGCCGTCGACGCCGGTTATGTGCCCAACGACTACCAGGTCGGCCAGACCGGCAAGATCGTGGCGCCGGAACTCTATATCGCTGTCGGCATTTCGGGCGCGATCCAGCATCTCGCCGGCATGAAGGACAGCAAGGTCATCGTCGCCATCAACAAGGACGAGGACGCGCCGATCTTCCAGGTCGCGGATTACGGCCTGGTGGCGGACCTCTTCACGGCCGTGCCGGAGCTGACGGCAGAACTCAGCAAGTAA
- a CDS encoding 3-hydroxybutyryl-CoA dehydrogenase encodes MIQKIGVIGAGQMGNGIAHVCALNRFEVVLSDIDPVQLEKAMKSIDKNLDRQVHSKREDIRISEADKKAALARIHPFIGMDHFGDCDLVIEAATEKEEVKVQILKALCPVLKADAIIASNTSSISITRLAAVTDRPAKFMGMHFMNPVPLMQLVELIRGLATDEDTYRSIKELTEKLHKTAAPAEDFPAFIVNRILLPMINEAVYTLYEGVGTVEAIDTAMKLGANHPMGPLELADFIGLDTCLAVMQVLYDGLADSKYRPCPLLVKYVEAGWIGKKAGRGFYDYSGEKPIPTR; translated from the coding sequence ATGATTCAGAAGATCGGCGTGATCGGCGCCGGGCAGATGGGCAATGGCATCGCCCATGTCTGCGCGCTCAACCGCTTCGAGGTCGTGCTGTCCGACATCGATCCGGTACAGCTCGAGAAGGCCATGAAGTCGATCGACAAGAATCTCGATCGCCAGGTCCACTCGAAGCGCGAGGATATCCGGATCAGCGAGGCCGACAAGAAGGCGGCGCTGGCGCGGATCCATCCTTTCATCGGGATGGATCATTTCGGCGACTGCGATCTGGTGATCGAGGCCGCAACCGAGAAGGAAGAGGTCAAGGTCCAGATTCTCAAGGCGCTCTGCCCGGTTCTCAAGGCCGACGCGATCATCGCCAGCAACACCTCCTCGATCTCGATTACGCGGCTCGCCGCGGTGACCGACCGGCCGGCCAAGTTCATGGGCATGCATTTCATGAACCCGGTGCCGCTGATGCAGCTGGTCGAGCTGATCCGCGGGCTCGCCACCGACGAGGACACCTATCGTTCGATCAAGGAACTGACCGAGAAGCTCCACAAGACCGCGGCGCCGGCCGAGGACTTTCCCGCCTTCATCGTCAACCGCATCCTGCTGCCGATGATCAACGAGGCGGTCTATACGCTCTATGAGGGTGTCGGCACCGTCGAGGCGATCGACACCGCCATGAAGCTCGGCGCCAACCATCCCATGGGCCCGCTCGAGCTCGCCGACTTCATCGGCCTCGACACCTGCCTCGCGGTCATGCAGGTGCTCTATGACGGCCTCGCCGACAGCAAATACCGCCCCTGCCCGCTGCTGGTGAAATATGTCGAAGCCGGCTGGATCGGCAAGAAGGCCGGCCGCGGCTTCTACGACTATAGCGGCGAGAAGCCGATCCCGACGCGGTGA
- a CDS encoding endonuclease domain-containing protein, translating to MSVKDARRLRKDATDAERKLWSALSGQQLDGFKFRRQVPIGDFIADFACLSARLIVEVDGGQHDAEREKDAARTAWLNSRGYRVIRFWNNDVLANLEGVVRTILTALHDHPPP from the coding sequence ATGTCCGTGAAAGACGCCCGACGCCTCCGTAAAGACGCGACCGATGCCGAGCGGAAGCTCTGGTCAGCGCTGAGCGGCCAGCAGCTCGATGGCTTCAAATTTCGCCGGCAAGTTCCCATCGGTGACTTTATCGCCGACTTCGCCTGCCTGTCGGCGCGGCTGATCGTCGAGGTCGATGGCGGGCAGCATGACGCGGAGCGGGAGAAAGACGCGGCGCGGACGGCTTGGCTCAACTCGCGCGGCTATCGTGTCATTCGATTCTGGAACAACGACGTGTTGGCCAATCTGGAGGGGGTCGTCCGGACGATTCTCACCGCGCTTCACGATCACCCCCCACCCTGA
- a CDS encoding TlpA family protein disulfide reductase: MIDRERRRLLTGTAGGLILLGTALGLPGAAAGGNAGPPLGGSLSDFTLIDPPRPVPQASFLDANQQPVTMEQFKGRVVLLNFWATWCGPCREEMPSIDRLQAQLGGADFTVLALSLDEGGITPVRHFYQQLGIQHLDIYLDQPNALPMALKVPALPTTLVIDRAGQIVGTMVGPAVWDSPESLALMHYFLEKDAPAGQPAGSTTSAT; this comes from the coding sequence ATGATCGATCGAGAGCGGCGCCGGCTGCTGACCGGAACGGCGGGCGGCCTCATCCTGCTGGGGACCGCGCTCGGGCTGCCGGGCGCCGCCGCGGGCGGGAATGCGGGCCCGCCGCTCGGCGGTTCGCTTTCGGACTTTACCCTGATCGATCCGCCCCGGCCAGTGCCGCAGGCGAGCTTCCTCGACGCCAACCAGCAGCCGGTGACGATGGAGCAGTTCAAGGGCCGCGTGGTGCTGCTCAATTTCTGGGCCACCTGGTGCGGCCCCTGCCGCGAGGAGATGCCGTCGATCGACCGGCTTCAGGCCCAGCTCGGCGGCGCCGACTTCACCGTGCTGGCACTCTCGCTCGACGAGGGCGGGATCACGCCGGTGCGTCACTTCTACCAGCAGCTCGGCATCCAGCATCTCGACATCTATCTGGATCAGCCCAACGCCCTGCCCATGGCGCTTAAGGTGCCGGCCCTGCCGACGACGCTCGTCATCGACCGCGCCGGACAGATCGTGGGAACGATGGTCGGCCCCGCCGTCTGGGACAGTCCGGAGTCGCTGGCGCTGATGCACTATTTCCTGGAAAAGGACGCCCCCGCGGGGCAGCCGGCGGGCTCGACCACCAGCGCGACGTGA
- the argH gene encoding argininosuccinate lyase → MTVKSNRDNPAASSGTSKKSGADSPAARSGSNTMWGGRFAGGPAEIMERINASIDFDRRLYAEDIEGSLAHAAMLVRQGIIRQEDGAAIERGLRQIHREIEAGTFVFSRALEDIHMNVEARLKEIIGAPAGRLHTARSRNDQVALDFRLWVRRAVEGLEVELKDLTAALLDLAEPHAGTIMPGYTHLQPAQPVTFGHHLMAYVEMIQRDRGRLVDCRRRMNENPLGAAALAGTSFPIDRDQTSKALGFDRPMANSLDAVSDRDYALEYLAAGSILAVHLSRLAEEIVLWTSDGFRFVRLSDAFSTGSSIMPQKRNPDAAELVRGKTGRIIGALQALLIMMKGLPLTYGKDMQEDKEPTFEATDSLALCVAAMTGMVRDMTPDAAAMARATRNGHLTATDLADGLVRMLGLPFREAHEITGRIVRLADEKGAALWDLPLSALQSVEPRITAELQNVLSVESSVASRTSFGGTAPETVRQAIARARERYL, encoded by the coding sequence ATGACTGTGAAATCCAACCGCGACAATCCGGCCGCGTCCAGCGGCACCAGCAAGAAAAGCGGGGCGGACAGCCCCGCCGCGAGAAGCGGCTCCAATACGATGTGGGGCGGCCGCTTTGCCGGCGGCCCGGCCGAGATCATGGAGCGCATCAACGCGTCCATCGATTTCGATCGCCGGCTCTATGCCGAGGACATCGAGGGCTCGCTGGCCCATGCCGCTATGCTGGTCCGCCAGGGCATCATCCGTCAAGAAGACGGCGCCGCGATCGAGCGCGGGTTGCGGCAAATTCACCGCGAAATCGAGGCGGGGACCTTCGTCTTCTCGCGCGCGCTCGAGGACATTCACATGAATGTCGAGGCGCGGCTCAAGGAGATCATCGGCGCCCCTGCGGGCCGGCTCCATACCGCGCGCTCGCGCAACGACCAGGTGGCCCTCGATTTCCGCCTCTGGGTGCGCCGCGCGGTCGAGGGGCTGGAAGTCGAGCTCAAGGACCTGACGGCGGCGCTGCTCGATCTGGCCGAGCCTCATGCCGGCACGATCATGCCGGGCTATACCCATCTGCAGCCGGCCCAGCCCGTGACCTTCGGCCATCATCTGATGGCCTATGTCGAGATGATCCAGCGCGACCGCGGGCGCCTGGTCGATTGCCGCCGGCGCATGAACGAAAATCCATTGGGCGCGGCGGCGCTCGCCGGCACCTCCTTCCCGATCGATCGCGACCAGACCTCGAAGGCGCTGGGCTTCGACCGGCCGATGGCGAACTCGCTCGATGCCGTCTCCGACCGCGATTACGCGTTGGAATATCTGGCGGCGGGTTCGATCCTGGCGGTCCATCTCTCGCGCCTCGCCGAGGAGATCGTGCTCTGGACCTCGGACGGATTCCGCTTCGTGCGGCTGTCCGACGCCTTCTCCACCGGCAGCTCGATCATGCCGCAGAAGCGCAATCCCGACGCGGCCGAACTGGTGCGCGGCAAGACGGGCCGCATCATCGGCGCGCTCCAAGCGCTCCTCATCATGATGAAGGGCCTGCCGCTCACCTATGGCAAGGACATGCAGGAGGACAAGGAGCCGACCTTCGAGGCGACCGACAGCCTCGCCTTGTGCGTGGCCGCGATGACCGGCATGGTGCGCGACATGACACCCGATGCCGCCGCCATGGCCCGCGCCACCAGGAACGGCCACCTCACCGCGACCGATCTCGCGGACGGGCTGGTGCGCATGCTGGGCCTGCCCTTCCGCGAGGCGCATGAGATCACCGGGCGCATCGTGCGCCTGGCCGACGAGAAGGGGGCCGCCTTGTGGGACCTGCCTCTGTCGGCGCTTCAGAGCGTCGAGCCGCGCATCACGGCCGAGCTGCAGAACGTGCTGAGTGTCGAGAGTTCGGTCGCGAGCCGCACCAGCTTCGGCGGCACGGCACCCGAGACGGTGCGCCAGGCGATCGCGCGCGCGCGGGAGCGCTATCTATGA
- the lysA gene encoding diaminopimelate decarboxylase — protein MSVFAYRQGELHAEALPLSRLAAEVGTPFFCYSHAALASAYDEFSAAVAGLPSMICYALKANSNLAVIATFAQRGAGADVVSEGELRQALAAGVPAQKIIFSGVGKTAAEMKFALETGIRQINVESLPELRLLDQVARGLGRKAIVALRINPDVDARTHAKISTGKAENKFGIELGHVQAAYQEASGLAGIDVRGLALHIGSQLTDLEPYRAAFRRVAEITAELRGVGLTVDRLDLGGGIGIAYRGETPPAIADYVRVVRETVGSLKTELAFEPGRWLVGNAGILVSRVLFVKPGASRDFVIIDAAMNDLIRPALYDAYHAILPVKEAASDAPVKRFDVVGPICESGDRFAEQRPLPPLQDGDLVAICQAGAYSAVMASGYNSRLAAPEILVHGHAFDIVRARPDYQSLLARDQIPDWLGAGSGRPGQAKGARGAAE, from the coding sequence ATGAGCGTCTTTGCCTATCGCCAGGGCGAGCTCCACGCCGAGGCCCTGCCGCTCTCGCGCCTCGCGGCCGAGGTCGGCACGCCCTTCTTCTGCTATTCGCATGCCGCACTCGCCAGCGCCTATGACGAGTTCTCCGCCGCCGTCGCCGGATTGCCGTCGATGATCTGCTACGCCCTCAAGGCCAATTCCAATCTCGCGGTGATCGCGACCTTCGCGCAGCGCGGTGCGGGGGCCGACGTGGTCTCCGAGGGCGAGCTGCGACAGGCGCTGGCGGCGGGCGTGCCGGCGCAGAAGATCATCTTCTCCGGCGTCGGCAAGACCGCGGCCGAGATGAAGTTCGCGCTCGAGACCGGCATCCGCCAGATCAATGTCGAATCGCTGCCGGAGCTGCGCCTGCTGGACCAGGTCGCGCGCGGGCTCGGGCGCAAGGCCATCGTCGCCCTGCGTATCAACCCCGACGTCGATGCCCGGACCCATGCCAAGATCTCGACCGGCAAGGCCGAGAACAAGTTCGGCATCGAGCTCGGCCATGTGCAGGCGGCCTACCAGGAAGCCTCAGGGCTCGCCGGCATCGATGTGCGCGGGCTGGCCCTCCATATCGGCTCGCAGCTGACCGACCTCGAGCCCTATCGCGCCGCCTTCCGGCGCGTGGCCGAAATCACGGCCGAGCTGCGGGGGGTCGGGCTCACCGTCGACCGGCTCGATCTCGGCGGCGGGATTGGCATCGCCTATCGCGGCGAGACGCCGCCCGCGATCGCGGATTATGTGCGCGTGGTGCGCGAGACGGTGGGATCGCTCAAGACCGAGCTCGCCTTCGAGCCGGGCCGCTGGCTGGTGGGCAATGCCGGCATTCTGGTGTCGCGGGTGCTGTTCGTGAAGCCCGGCGCCAGCCGCGACTTCGTCATCATCGACGCCGCCATGAACGACCTGATCCGCCCGGCGCTCTATGACGCCTATCACGCGATCCTGCCGGTGAAGGAGGCCGCCTCCGACGCGCCGGTGAAGCGCTTCGACGTGGTGGGGCCGATCTGCGAGAGCGGCGACCGCTTCGCCGAACAGCGCCCGCTGCCCCCTCTCCAGGACGGCGATCTGGTCGCGATCTGCCAGGCCGGCGCCTACAGCGCGGTCATGGCGTCGGGCTACAACAGCCGCCTGGCTGCGCCCGAGATCCTGGTCCATGGCCACGCCTTTGACATCGTGCGGGCGCGGCCCGACTATCAATCTCTTCTGGCGCGCGACCAAATCCCGGACTGGCTCGGAGCCGGTTCCGGTCGGCCCGGCCAGGCGAAGGGCGCACGCGGCGCCGCGGAATAG
- a CDS encoding TIGR02302 family protein — protein sequence MAEQVGSTPMATKAIERRLRARLGPWLLLARLGLFWERLWPAIWPAVGIAGLFLVLALLDLPTRLPPWLHALLLAAFAGAIGLALWRGLRRFPAPSDAEARRRLELDSDLPHRPLTLLVEPLAAGLGHPEAEALWSLHRTRLLAAIGRLRLKLPRPGLAARDPWGLRAALGLFLVIGLVAAGPDSLARIKQALIPGLTAGPPAAPPSYDIWITPPAYTGLAPILLSSSTPMPAENAGAPATGGGTTATDNAGAPKPLAIAENSVVLAQVENSPQQPSLALGEETRTLEPLAQKSWRLEDGHLVTGDRLVLKLGNRELAQWPIAIIPDKPPTVAFTADPAQTERGVLKLSYTASDDYGVEHVTAKITPLGDAASAAPIELDLPVPGSGLRQTRAESYHDLTANPLAGSPVMLTLAARDATDQVGHSETRNITLPERPFHHPVARAIIALRKILALQPDKRRALVYAFDKLGSDTEAYNNDVVVMLALSSVSARLRYDRNLDRALPDLLQLLWDTALRIEEGESAVAMQRLRDAQDALQRALDQGASDEELAKLVEELRQAMNQFLDALMEKMKRDLAEGKNMQPVDPDKMSLGRDDLERMLDQAQQMAEAGAKDAARNMLSKLREMLENLQADPFAGQPQEGENEALQMMQKLQGLTQKQQELLDRSFRDQQRVEQGGSPQEMQGAANDQEALRQGLGEVMRSFGDMTGNIPGSLGKAERAMKDAVGALDNGDPGAANQAQAEAMNQLMESQQQMLKALAERFGSRPGAAPRDQLLSQQPDPGQRQQEGTGMIDTGDVKLPEAADLQRARQILDELRRRSSEQFRPKVERDYLQRLLDRF from the coding sequence ATGGCCGAGCAGGTTGGCTCGACCCCGATGGCAACGAAGGCGATCGAGCGGCGGCTCCGGGCGCGGCTCGGGCCCTGGCTGCTGCTGGCGCGGCTCGGCCTCTTCTGGGAGCGGCTCTGGCCGGCGATCTGGCCCGCGGTCGGCATCGCCGGCCTGTTCCTCGTTCTCGCTCTGCTCGACCTTCCGACCCGCCTGCCACCCTGGCTCCATGCCCTGTTGCTGGCGGCCTTCGCCGGCGCCATCGGCTTGGCCCTGTGGCGCGGCTTGCGGCGCTTCCCGGCGCCCAGCGACGCCGAGGCGCGCCGCCGGCTCGAGCTCGACAGCGACCTTCCCCATCGCCCTTTGACCCTGCTGGTCGAGCCGCTCGCGGCCGGCCTGGGCCATCCCGAGGCCGAGGCACTCTGGTCCCTGCACCGCACCCGGCTGCTGGCGGCGATCGGCCGGCTGCGGCTCAAGCTGCCGCGCCCCGGGCTCGCCGCGCGCGATCCCTGGGGCCTGCGGGCGGCGCTCGGCCTGTTCCTGGTGATCGGGCTGGTCGCGGCCGGCCCCGACAGCCTGGCCCGCATCAAGCAGGCCCTGATCCCGGGGCTGACGGCCGGTCCCCCGGCCGCACCGCCCAGCTATGACATCTGGATCACGCCGCCCGCTTATACCGGCCTGGCGCCGATCCTGCTCTCCTCCTCGACGCCGATGCCGGCCGAGAATGCCGGCGCGCCGGCGACCGGCGGCGGCACGACCGCGACCGACAACGCTGGCGCGCCCAAGCCGCTCGCGATCGCCGAGAACAGCGTGGTGCTGGCCCAGGTCGAGAACAGCCCGCAGCAGCCGAGCCTGGCGCTGGGCGAGGAGACGCGCACGCTCGAGCCCCTGGCCCAGAAGAGCTGGCGGCTGGAGGACGGCCATCTGGTCACCGGCGACCGGCTGGTGCTCAAGCTCGGCAATCGCGAGCTGGCGCAATGGCCGATCGCCATCATCCCCGACAAGCCGCCGACGGTCGCCTTCACCGCGGACCCCGCCCAGACCGAGCGCGGCGTGCTCAAGCTCAGCTACACCGCGAGCGACGATTACGGCGTCGAGCATGTGACGGCGAAGATCACGCCGCTGGGCGATGCCGCCAGCGCCGCGCCGATCGAGCTCGACCTGCCGGTGCCGGGCAGCGGCCTGCGCCAGACGCGGGCCGAGAGCTATCACGACCTGACCGCCAACCCGCTGGCCGGCAGCCCGGTGATGCTGACGCTCGCCGCGCGCGACGCGACCGACCAGGTCGGCCATAGCGAGACCCGCAACATCACGCTGCCGGAGCGGCCGTTCCATCATCCGGTGGCGCGCGCCATCATCGCGCTGCGCAAGATCCTGGCGCTCCAGCCCGACAAGCGCAGGGCCCTGGTCTATGCCTTCGACAAGCTCGGCTCGGACACCGAGGCCTATAACAACGACGTGGTGGTGATGCTGGCGCTCTCCAGCGTCTCGGCGCGGTTGCGCTACGACCGCAATCTCGACAGAGCCCTGCCCGACCTGCTGCAGCTCTTGTGGGACACGGCGCTGCGGATCGAGGAAGGCGAGAGCGCGGTCGCGATGCAGCGCCTGCGCGACGCGCAGGACGCGCTGCAGCGCGCGCTCGATCAGGGCGCCAGCGACGAGGAGCTGGCGAAGCTGGTCGAGGAGCTGCGCCAGGCGATGAACCAGTTCCTCGACGCGCTCATGGAGAAGATGAAGCGCGACCTGGCCGAGGGCAAGAACATGCAGCCGGTCGATCCCGACAAGATGTCGCTCGGCCGCGACGATCTGGAGCGCATGCTCGATCAGGCGCAGCAGATGGCCGAGGCCGGGGCCAAGGATGCGGCGCGCAACATGCTCTCGAAGCTGCGCGAGATGCTGGAGAACCTCCAGGCCGATCCGTTCGCGGGCCAGCCGCAGGAGGGCGAGAACGAAGCCCTGCAGATGATGCAGAAGCTGCAGGGCCTGACGCAGAAGCAGCAGGAGCTGCTCGATCGCAGCTTCCGCGACCAGCAGCGCGTCGAGCAGGGCGGCTCGCCGCAGGAGATGCAGGGTGCGGCCAACGATCAGGAAGCCTTGCGCCAGGGTCTCGGCGAGGTGATGCGCAGCTTCGGTGACATGACCGGCAACATCCCCGGATCGCTCGGCAAGGCCGAGCGCGCGATGAAGGACGCGGTGGGCGCGCTCGACAATGGCGATCCCGGTGCGGCGAACCAGGCCCAGGCCGAGGCGATGAACCAGCTCATGGAAAGCCAGCAGCAGATGCTGAAGGCGCTGGCCGAGCGTTTCGGCAGCCGGCCGGGTGCGGCCCCCCGCGATCAGCTGCTGAGCCAGCAGCCCGATCCCGGCCAGCGCCAGCAGGAAGGTACCGGCATGATCGACACCGGCGACGTCAAGCTGCCCGAAGCCGCCGACC